The following DNA comes from Taeniopygia guttata chromosome 20, bTaeGut7.mat, whole genome shotgun sequence.
CACAGCTCCTGGGGTGGGAATAGCACCTGGACACAGCTGGAGTAGCACCTGGACACTGCTCCTGGGGTGGGAATAGCACCTGGATACAGCTGGAATAGCTCCTGGACACTGCTCCCAGGGTGGGAATAGCACCTGGACACTGCTCCTGGGGTGGGAATAGCACCTGGACACAGCTCCTGAGGTGGGAATAGCACCCGGACACCGCTCCCAGGGTGTGACAAGGTCGGCCAGGGCCGAGCAGGCAGCCCCTGGGTGCCCCTGCGGCCTCTCCAAACCCTGGTCTGGGTGAACTCAGAGCCCCTCCCGGGGCGATGCAGCTCCTCCCGGCTGCAaacagagcagcagtgcagagaatacagccagccctccctggcaggaggagaaaaaagggatgTAAAAACATGGGGAAAAGCAAGGGAAAATAAGCACAATGACAGCTCGGTCTGTGGGCAAACACATTGCTTGGCAGAGCCAAATCCCTCCAAGAGTGGGGAATGTCACCTGGCACATGTGCTGGTCCTGCTGCTTCATACACGATgctgggagctggcactgcTTTGGTTTAGGTCgggtttttttgtggaaagaaaaaagtgaaaaggaaatacagcttgtttttctttagttgACAGCTCTCTTGGAAGATAAAGTTGCAAATGAATGACTTACTATAAACTGTGGTGCAGCTCAGGGCCAGACGGCTGAAAGCTTTACAAATGTTTGGAATTCCTATGAGGAAGTGTTATTAGCTCTGTTATGAATTTAGGGAAAATGAGGCCAAGAAAAATGACTTTGTTAAGTAGATCTCACCATCTAGCTTCTACAGGGCATGTAAAAATTAAGATATCCCAATTAGGTCTTAGTTTCAGAACactgtatttcttttgttttcagatcAAGTGTATTCAGCATGTGAAAGCCACCTAAATATCCATCTGGGTTTTTATTATAGTATCATTGACAACAGGGACACAGGCATTTATTTAGCTAATTGCTGTTTGTGGTACACAAGCTGTGTGAGCCACAGGCACTTCAGCTAAAACACAACACAGAAACACCTTCCACCTTGGCACAGATGGCACCATCAGCCAGGGCACATCTTTGCCAGTAAACGAAGTATAAAAtcatcccagaatggtttgagttgaaaAGGCCTTGAAGCTCATTTCATTCCaatgccctgccatgggcagggacaccttccactagaccaggttgctccaagccccatccaacctagccttgaacaattccagggatggggcagccacagcttctctgggcagtctgtaccaatgcctcaccaccctcacaagaATTTCctcccaatatccaatctaaccctgccctctgtcagtttgaGGCCTTTCCcccctgtcctgtcactccaggcccctGTAAGATTAAGCCAGCAGAAGCAGTGCTGCAAGAACCTCTGCCTAAATGCCCCCACAGCAAACTGTTATCTGTTTACAGGTGTTTTACATGTGTGTCATCCTCTTGCTGTACACTGCAGAAAATCCAAGTAGACCTCATGGTCTGAGATGATTCAAACTAAACCCAAAGATAGGGAAAGCAGCACATACAGAAAACACTGTCAGGTTATGACTGTCAATCCACTGGTGAAGCTAGAAGCACAAGGAAAACCCTGTCATTCCTCTTGGAAGCTGTCGTGAGGTGGCACTCGGTGGATTGTGTTGTTCTTCCTGCTGCATTCCAGCTCATGTGGGGGCAGAGGGTTAATTTGAATCACCAATGTGATTATGTAGCTGTAGGAACTGGCTGAGAAGATGGGCCTCAAACCTCAACAGCCTGGCAAAttacaaagagagaaaaataggCATCTCCGGAGAGGCAGAAGAATGGAAAGAAATTGCTTACAGGAGTACAAAGGCAGCTAATTAGAATGAAACAAGATAATAAGATAGGGAGAAATTTTGGCAGAGTGTATCAGAGAATAGCTCCTGTCAGTGAATCTATTAAGCAGAGGCAGAACCTCTCAAGGGCGGGTAGAGGGAGACCAGTTGGAACACATATAAGTAGAGGATACAAAACATTAGACGCCAGACAAGTATAAAGGAAAATTCCTATGGAACTACATCTAGTCTGACAGTTCTTTATAAGCTAAGCTTTAATTAAGAGAGAAGAGTCACAGCCATGATTGTACTCCCTCACAGCCGCTTTTCCTTTGGTCCTTAATGTCATTATTGTTGCTTTCCTACACAGCACCCAAGCTTTGGAAACATGGCTAAGGTTTGGCATGAGACTGAAACCACTTTGGACAGTACCCCACCCAGAGAAGAACAGGACGAAAATGCCACCATGAAGCAGTACCTGAGAAACAAAAACCTTGTTCTGGAATTCCTGCACTCTGACCTGAACTCCCACCACCTCCAGTACCATTGGAAAAAAGTTAATCTTTTGAAGAAGTGTTACTTTTATTTGAAGTTTGAGCCCAGACACGTGTGCGTGAGAGACCAGAACAATACGATGATTTTTGCTGACATCTTGCAAATAGCAAACCCCTGCCAACTCCAGAAGATCAAGAAGGTGGGAAGAAAACAGACTGAAATCCAGCTGACTCTTTTAACTGAGCTCTTGGAACAGCTGGAACAAGGTCGGGAGGAGCTGAGCCGTTACGTACAGATCTGTGACGTAGAAGCTTTCCTCTCCCAGTGGAACTTGAACATAAAGAGAGTGCTCAAGCTCTCCATGTTTCTCAGTAAGCTCATTTCCTTGGAAGAGCCGAGGAAGCTCCACGTCAAGCACAGTTTAATATCACAGGTACATCTTGGAGGTGCCCTACACCCTCCCATTACTTTTACTCTCTATACGAAGAAGCCGCCGATTTTTGATCGGAGGGAGTCGTTCGCATGCCAGACCTGGGTTCAGCTCAAGTGGTTCACTGAAAGTCAGGAGTCGCACCTTGAACGATGGCAGCTGGAGATGAAGCTAGTGACAGATGACAGTCAGACAGAACCAGGATACCGTCAGACCCAGGAAGTCATCTCCAACCCCTGTATCATCAGCCACCTGATGCCTGGCAGGTCGTATGAGTTCAAAGTGAGGAGGTCCGACACTCACACACTCGTCTACTCGCAGTGGTACGACTGCATTATATTGAAGACAAAAACTCACCCTGCTGAGGACACCAAGGAAGTCCCCAGCCTCAGCCTGATGAGGCGGCTCACAAGACCGACTCCCTCAGTTAAATGgtttcatgaaaaaaattaataacagtaattaaaaataaattgtttaaaCAGTTTGCTTTAAATCAAACTTGTTCTGTTTTCAACAGCAATTGTACAGGTGCCTTCCCAAAAATCTCTCCAGGTTAGCAGTAAGCCATTTGAAATTTCTCAcaaaaaataacatatttagGCAGCATTTGGGACTCAACAGTTttgtcctgctgccagaggcAATGGTGGGAGCAGCCAAACCAGAAAATCTTGAAGGACGCCCCTAAAGCAGAGCACAAGAGACAGAAGCACCTCTACCATCCAGTGCTTTCCATCCACTGAAGGATGCTCAGTGTCAGCTTCTTCCAGTGATGTTTTGGGTTTGTATTGTCCTTCCTCCAAAACACCTGAACTCAATTCTTAAGCTCTTCAAATCACCCACCCAGCCATCACTGGTTTCTCTCACCATCTACACCCTGTGCCATATAGGTACCTAAGCATGACCTCACCCCTCTGTAGTGCATGAAAAGAtcactttaataaaaaaaaccccaccaaccaaaacccaacaataAATACAGTAAATAATCCCCAacaataaatacaataaataatcTGCCAAAAACCTGAAGttaatgttaattttcttttttaccacTTGGTTCAGTCCAAACAGAGCTGTCCCCACACAGATTCTAGTCAAACCATCAAATAAACAGACCTTTtagtaataaaatttattatttaaataaattcaaataatttttacaattaTGGCTTAAATATCAAAAAAGGAATGTTGAGATTTATTCTTATGAACAGTCAAAGCAGATAAAAATATTGGTATCCAAAAGGTCATTTGAGGTTTGCTGCAAGTCACAGACATACAAAAGATAAAAACCTGCCCCATTTCAAGTTCCTTAATTCAGACTTCATGACACTTGacatttcatttctatttttaaaaacccccacCGATTTATTGCAGTAAATTGATTGTCCTACACAGATCTGTCCAAATCCTCAAAAACAGTCCAGCCCGCCTGATGCTGGGCTCACTACTGGCTGCCTGCACAGGTTCCCCTTGTTCAATTTGTGCTCAAGCTCATGCTAAGGAAATTAAGTTAATGCTGTTGGATGAACTGGCATTTGTGTCCTGCAGCCATGTGCTTCTGTCTTTGACtgtggagaacacagagcctgtgACTGGACAGATGCCCTGGGCACCACACTGCCAGGGTGTTCCTATTAGGATTACTAAAAGTTTGGTATTTTAAGAATATTGCTCGAACATAAAATTCTTCCAAAAGTAAATTCAAAAGTCTGCATGCAAATGAAACCAGGCTAATTTGAAGGTTTTTTCCTCTATTGATTTCTATGATTCGTTCCATGATCATAAGGACAAGAACATGATACTCAGCTGTCACTACAGTCTATAAAAAGTTTAATTGCACTTTCTGCTATCCCCGACTATTGCATGACCAGCTCTCCAGGAACCTCCTGACAACACCAGCAGCCCGAGGGCCCAGCCTGGCTGTAACTGCTGCTTGGGTGCATTTCCTAATCACCAGTTATAAAATACATcctcagagggaaaaaaaaataacctatatatataaatgttgTCTTGCAACACAGAGGTTACCAAGCAAAACATTTCATTCTACCTCCACGGAGTagaaataaacacttttttcccctctaaggACAAAGGGAGTTGCTTTATAAGGGCTCCCTCTTGGCCAAACCCCCTCCAAGAGCATTGACTAAGCCACTACATCAAGGGTGAGGCTCCTTGTTTGTGTTACATGTATGAAATAACCAGCACAAAACCCAGGGGAGAAACTCTTCACTTACACGACATAATGAAAATGAGACCCACTGATTCTAAAGGAATCAAGGTGGCTTTGTTAAATGAAGCTGGCACCGTGCTAAAGTAGTTATCCCAACAATTCCAACATTTTTTGCAAATCTCTATAGCATCTTGGAGCTAGATGATTTCATATCAGTAGTCCAAAGAACGATGCACAGACAATCTTATTTTGGAATTGCAATAATATTTGCTAATCAGGCTGGTGCAGAATCTTTTAAGATCCCATGCAGGATGGCTTCAAAGAGGAACAATGAATTTTACACCTTACTAGCTTTTACCAAGCATCTTTAGAACCAGCAGGAGATACTTCCTATGGGTTTTTATCCTTCACAGAATTGCCAGCCATATGTCACTTTTATGCTTCAGTAGGACAAGAGCAAGCCTGGGTGGTCTTTGGCATACAGCTCAAACCCCCCAAAGAGAGACTGCAGGAAGGCAACTTAAACTAGGAAGAGAACAACAAAACCTCCCCATAGGTTCTGGAGGCAAGTCTAACACAGAGTCATGAGAAGAAACACAGTGTTAAATTGAGACTTTTACAGACATAATGCTTTCCTATTGCCATTCCTCCACATGGGAAAGAGCCACGCTGGATTTCAGTTGCAAACAGGACAAAATTCCTCCTGCCATAGtgctgtgacatcacagggatCCACACCACAAGGAAAACTCGTGTGATTGCATCTCAGCTCCATCCCACATGAACACCTAAGGACAGCCAAGCATGTGGTTTGGGGAGAGCCGAGGCAGGCACTTCATACATTCAGAATTGAAATGAGATAAAAGACACCGTCCCTCAAAATTGTCCCTCATGCTTCCAAAAGCAGCTCCATGATTTTCAGAGGGCACCATTCACCACAATACATCTCTACCAGCCACATGTCACTGGGTGAAAGCAGCCTCTCTGGTGAACCACAGCTTCCAGCTGACAGCAGTTTGGctacagaaaatataaaaatacattatacGCATACACTCCTTCACTGCTCTTAAAAACTCAGGCCATAAGGCTGTGAAACAAATTCACAGAGTTAAAAgttaataaattaaaagcagctttaaaaaaagtGGGGTAGGAAAGGGAGGGGGGATCAACAGgagatttcaaataaaattcTGAACAGTTTAAAATGGGTTGACAAATCCCAACGTTTCCTAGTAGGAGAGGTTCCCGCTTTTCATTGCCTTTATGCTGGTGAGGACAACTTCCTTTGTACAAAGAACACTTAAATCTATTTACAAAAATCACCTTGGCCTTGCCGCTGCGATATTTACACGCTCAGAGAACATCATTTTGGCTAGACAAAGAGTGGTGCATGCATCTCTGATTGCTTTCCTccttcacttaaaaaaaaaaaaaaagtaaaaagtgaGAAGTCTTAAAAATCTTTTGTCCTTGGATTTAAAATGAGAGGCAGTGCTCAGAAACTTTGGTCCTCCATGTCAAACAGCATCTTGCTGCGCTGCTCCACTGCACGCAGTTGTTCCACCCCGATGAACAGACTTGAGCATTTGATCCCCAAAGAGCAACCCTGACAGCTGGAGTAAATATTTGGTCCCCCAAAACTGCAGCTGCAGTAGGATGAGGGTTCTGCTGAGCAACTTACAGTTACAAAAATAATATCATCATCAGTAAAGTCACATGCCCATCATCTATCTCCAACGCCTTTTTGGTTTGCTAGAATTGAAAGTTCCTGCCCAAGATTGCACTGATTAAAAACACCTCAAGATGCTGAAGCAGACGCTGAAGCTGAGTTGTCACAGTGCAGGAAGCTCCCAGATCCCCCGCTGCATTTGGCTCCGTAGGTCATTGAACAATGGGAAGATTTGGTCCTTCCCAAGGCACACAGAATGAGTTCAGGCAGAGAGGGCCCATCCTCACCGGGAGCGGGCTGGGTTCCTCCTGACACGGATCTCCTgggctgcagtgcagctgtTGTGGCGGAAGTAATGCTGCAACAGTCTCTTCCACAAAGGGTTGCACTCCAGGAGGTACCGGTtccctgtgggcagcaggatggggacagcaggttAGTGGCTAGAAGAGGCTTGGCTGATACCACTTGTGTCTATAATCTCTAGCTAAGAGGGCTGGGTCACTTGCAGGGACATATCTGTGAAATCCCAGCTCCCTTTTCCATGCTGTCATATCTGTGAGCAGCATCCTTACACATCACAGCCTACAGCAGCGTGATTAGGAGTAAAATGAGAAGCCAGATTTTTGTTAGGACAGAATTCTAGCATGAAAGCAACAGAAACACCATGGTCCAAAACAAAGGGTGAGAAAAACTAACTATACTTGCTGCATTCAAGCCGTGAAAGGGCTTTGCCCAGGTTCACCAGTTTCAAAACCCCAGACTAAAGAGCATAAGAATAAACCAAGATCACTGGTTGTACTAGTTTGGATCACCATCCCTTTATCCAAGAATCCCATTCCCCTGAAGGCTTGTGCACGGTCCAAGGATACCAACCTATGATGCAGAGTCCTTCCTGAGCTCGTGTGATGCCAACATTGACCTGGTTTGGGTCAGTAATAAACCCCAGGTATTTCTTCTGCCAGCTCTTTGTGGGCTTCGTATCGATCTCAGAGCGAGGGCAGGACCGTACAGTTGACAGGATCACATATCTCCATTCACTTCCTAGAAAGGGGAAACAAACCAGATTTTCTTAGAGGGAAGCATCTGGCCACAGATGGAAGCATCTACCCCACAGGATACTCATTTCTCTACTGCCACCCTTTGGTTTTCTCCAGAATTGGAGGCCTTTGGACTCCTGGTCATTGCTTTCCAAAGAGAACAGAAGTCTTCTGGCAGTTCTCTAACACCCTTTTCAGATATAGAAGCACAGAATGGTTTTGTCTGGAAGGGACATTCTGTGTTCCAACTtccctgacatgggcagggaacCTTTCACTAGAAATCTTCCACTACAGATCCTTCACCTTCctgccttcagcagcctcaccCTGCCCAAGCACTCCAGAGGCTTCTAAAGGATTTATTATAATCACAAATCACCCAGAAATCTGGTCTTCCATAGCTGAAATGACCCTGGGGTAGGGTTTGCTCGAAGACTGTATCTgtgagcagctcctcaggaaggcaggaggggacagacCCAACCCTCCCCTCCTGTCTGCCCTCACCTTGACTCTTCATGATGGTGCAGACGGTCACCCCGCGGATGCCCTCCCTCTGCAGGCTCTTGTTGATCTCGGACACCTGGGCGCTGTAGGGGCTCAGGATGGCGATGCTCTCCGGCCGGATGGTGTCATCTAGTGTCAGCTGCTTGGCTATCCTCACCTGCGAGACCAGGTCCTGCTCACCTGGGAGCGTCCTGCTCACCTGGGAGCGTCCTGCTCACCTGGGAGCCACCCGGAGGGAAGAGCGCCCCAGCACCCCTCCCCGGGCCAGCGATGGCACCTGCCTCACCATCACCTTGTCCTACAcctgcctctgcccagggcCGTCCTGGTGTGCTCCAGACCCGGGAGGCACCAGGCAGACACTCCTGATCTTTATATCTTTATCATCCCTCCACAATTCCAGCACAATGCCCTCCCTTCTGCATCCCCAGCAATTCCCCAGGCCCCTGCTCACCGCCTGTGCCACTTCCTCCAGGTTAGCTTTGGAGTTCTCATTTCCTTCCTCAGTAGAAATCATGAGGGAGTGCTCCTTCCCTTCCACGTGCCCGAAGATGATGGGGCAGCAGTTGTTATCTCTGTGGTGGAGCACACTGGGTTTCCGAGAGAGCAGAGGACTTGTTCTCAGCCGCCTTTCATAGAACTCCTGGGATGGGAACTCACAAATGCTCTTGTGCTGGCAGAGAAAAGGAGGGAATCTGAGGTGAACAAAACCCAGTGAACTTCTCAGCCTGCAGCATCTTTCTGGGCAGGCTACAGCACAATGCCAttctgctggagctggcactggCATATTCCGAGATATAATCCTGTGTCTAGGAAGGGGAAGCACTAGTGGAGACTATCTGATGCTTAAGGCAAGCCTCGATTTTCTGTGATGGAGAGAAGACAATGCACTGGAGGGCCTCACCATGCGGTACTGCGTGTCCAGCATCCACGCCTGATCCTGGTAGCGCTCAAAGAGAGATGTCTCCATGCCAAGAGTCTTGCAGACATCATTGTTAACCACGGGCCGCAGCTGTTTGTGATCCCCCAGCAAAACAACCTGGAAGGAAGAGCAGACACCTCAGCTGCGAGGTGGTGGCACTGCAAAGGCCATCAGCTCTTTGAAAGGCTGTTTGCACACAGATATTTCGTGGTACTTATTTGTGTTACACTTACAGCAACCTCAGCCAAAGACCACATTGGACATGACATAAAGATCCTGTCCTAGATAACGTTTCTATCTGATGGGAGGAACACAAAGAACCATAGAATTCTAGAgccacagaatagtttgggctggaaggagccttaaagctcatcttgttccaccccctgccatgggcagggacaccttccactagaccaggttggcCCAAGtcccgtccaacctggccttgaacatttccaaggatggggcagccacagcttctctgggctcaCTGTGCCAGTGccttaccaccctcacagggaaggattttttcttaaaagccaATGTAACTCTGtcctctgtcagtgtgaagccattcctccttgtcctgtcactccatgcccttgtccAAGGTCCCTCTCCATTGCTCTTGGAGCTCCTTTGGGCACTGTAAGGGGttctaaggtctccctggacccttctcttctccagcttgAACAGCCCTAACTGTGTCTATGCTTCTTGTCATGTTAATACTTTGTACCTGAGccagaatattttttcagtggCAGCAATACCCACCCCATAAAGAAGCACAAACCTTAAAATCCTAACAGTTCTTGTAAAAGCAGCGTGGTAAGAGATGGGAAAGGTTTgagagccctgagcagctgtCCCAGAGACACGTCTTTGGCAGGGACATACCTTCTCAGCACGGCGGTGGCAGACCAAGGGGATGAGGGTCTCGGGCTCTGTGGACATGGCACACTCGTCAATGATTATCTGCTTGACATTGAGGTGCTCCAGGGCGCTGGCAGACGAGGTAGAGCAGGTGCACAGGATGACATCGTGACGTGCCAGCTGATACGAACGGCCTTGTGACAACCAACCTTTGTACCTAGCgttgatgcagaaaacaccaaGTTATGAATAAGGGAAACACCTCCAGATTCCTCACACGAGAACCAGGCAGAGGCTGTGCTTTACCAAATGTTTATGGCTTCACTTTCCTCCCCAAGATGAGCTGGTGCTCCCAGAAAAGGGCTTTGAATGGACAGTGTAGGAAATGTACTTTGTCCTGAACTCAACAGGACAGGGGGTCCGGGTGAAGGATTCAAGGGTCACACAGGCAGAATAGGAATTTTGGTCCAGATGGACAACAGCAAGAGTGCAAAAGTGATTTTGAGGCTCTGTGCTGTACCTGTAACCTCGAGCTCATCACTTTTTATCATTATTCTGAACACACAGTTTATTACTCTGTGCTTCAGAGGTGGCACACAGTCAAAGTCAGCCATCTCTCACCAGGGTCTCTTCCTACTCACtcctttgtttcttcttctgtgaTCTCCTCTCCGTTCCTCACCCGAGCATCAAAGTGACAGATCCTCTGCCAGTAGGGGCTGGGCGCCCGCCGGATGCGATGATGCAGGATTATTTTACTGAATAAAGAgtcaatatataaatattttccctcAACACTGAGACCTCAGTAATTTCTTCTACAGTGAAGCAGAACACACCACCTGCCTATGTGGAGAAACCCCATTAGCTAAAAAACTCACAGCCAGACTTTCCCATCTTTGTAGACCAAATAATTCAACCTTGAGGACATAAAATACCACCACTTCCCTTTAGCAGCTGCAAGCAGGAATGAAGTCTGAGAGGTTCAGGGCTGTTCCAAAAGGAGATGAAAACATCTAGGGACTTTTCAACAACCTGGATTTCCTGACTAGGTGCCACTTTAGAGTCTACACATTCACTTGAAAAAATTCACTACTAATTAATTAGAAAGCAAATAGTTTCATTccaccactgctgctctgcagtggtGGAATAAAACTATTTGCTCTGGTTTGTTCGGTGTCACTGACACAAAAGCCACCTCTCCCCAGCACCCTAGAAGCCTGCAGGGCCACGTTGTCCTACCTGAGCTCACGTTTTGGCTTTGCATCCCGTAGGGATTTACGGGAGATGTTCCGGTTGCTTCCCGGGTATGGGAATTCCATCGCCTCAATGGCCTCCCCATACACCCTCAGTGGTTTCAGCTCCTTCATCTTCAGCAGCATCTCTGGAGAAGGAGGGCAGGTCTGCTCAGACAGCACCAGGCACTGGTGGTGCTCAGGCCTGTCTCTCCCTGTCCCTCACTCATCATCCCATTTCCACTGGTCCTCGCCCTGCAGTGCAGGGTCTTCCGTAAGGACCAGCCCCACTTGTGGCCCCTCCACACCACATGTTCTCCCTCCCACCAGTACAAGCCACTTCTGGGGCTTAAAAGTTGATAGTTACCAGCAACAACATCAACAGACTTGTTGGATGGGCCACAGTACAAGATGCACTTTGCCTTCTTGTCCTTTTCATCTTCCAAGCACGGCATTTGGTCCTTCTCAACACTCTCCTCATTCAGTTTGTAGAACCAATAGACAATGTGAGTTCCAACAACAGTCTTCCCTGTGCctagaaaaaaaaggaatatgcTGAGAACATTTTAACCACAACACTCATGCTCTGGATCTGCATCCAGCTGATCAGTCACGAAATAAAATCAAGAATGGAGGGGACTGCCttgcacagctgtgtgtgaTGCCAACCCATGC
Coding sequences within:
- the FNDC11 gene encoding fibronectin type III domain-containing protein 11 encodes the protein MAKVWHETETTLDSTPPREEQDENATMKQYLRNKNLVLEFLHSDLNSHHLQYHWKKVNLLKKCYFYLKFEPRHVCVRDQNNTMIFADILQIANPCQLQKIKKVGRKQTEIQLTLLTELLEQLEQGREELSRYVQICDVEAFLSQWNLNIKRVLKLSMFLSKLISLEEPRKLHVKHSLISQVHLGGALHPPITFTLYTKKPPIFDRRESFACQTWVQLKWFTESQESHLERWQLEMKLVTDDSQTEPGYRQTQEVISNPCIISHLMPGRSYEFKVRRSDTHTLVYSQWYDCIILKTKTHPAEDTKEVPSLSLMRRLTRPTPSVKWFHEKN